A window of the Acidobacteriota bacterium genome harbors these coding sequences:
- a CDS encoding OmpH family outer membrane protein, producing MPTKNFILSLLAGVSILSATALGQSSNGKVAVLNYSAVIRQSNAGKKLFAEFEQRVNAKRTEFEQKTNEISTLQRQLVEQAASLNPDAQRALSKNIDSKNTQLKRAQEDAQKEFNEMQQQIVRQIASQLRPVVEKYAQDQKISLIVNFSQEVFFVNPAIEITQEIIEQFDNSASGSTSAAP from the coding sequence ATGCCGACCAAAAATTTCATCCTCAGCCTTCTGGCCGGGGTTTCAATTCTGTCTGCAACTGCCTTGGGCCAGAGTTCCAACGGAAAGGTGGCCGTGCTCAACTACTCGGCCGTAATCCGGCAGTCCAACGCCGGCAAGAAACTGTTCGCCGAGTTCGAGCAAAGGGTAAATGCCAAACGGACCGAGTTCGAGCAGAAGACCAACGAGATTTCCACCCTGCAGCGTCAGTTGGTCGAGCAGGCAGCCTCCCTGAATCCCGACGCCCAGCGTGCCCTGTCCAAGAATATCGACTCCAAGAACACTCAGCTGAAGCGGGCCCAGGAAGATGCTCAAAAAGAGTTCAACGAGATGCAGCAGCAGATCGTGCGGCAGATCGCCAGCCAACTGAGACCCGTGGTTGAAAAATATGCCCAGGACCAGAAAATTTCCTTGATCGTGAACTTTTCTCAGGAGGTTTTCTTCGTCAATCCCGCCATAGAGATCACTCAGGAGATCATCGAGCAGTTCGACAATTCTGCCTCCGGGTCCACTTCGGCCGCCCCATAG